The following coding sequences are from one Acidimicrobiales bacterium window:
- a CDS encoding sigma-70 family RNA polymerase sigma factor, translating into MRDGSGAETLWADSVVTLYRARYLPMVRLAFLLTGSNELAEEIVQDAFIRLRDRAGVADLPSYLRATVVNACRDHHRRAGAQTRALVRLAAVDATVDAVDELHDALARLPDRQRAVIVLRYYEGLSEAEIAALLGCRAGTVKSLAHRGLAALRGVVER; encoded by the coding sequence GTGCGTGATGGCTCGGGAGCCGAGACGCTGTGGGCCGACTCCGTCGTCACTCTGTACCGGGCCCGGTACCTGCCCATGGTCCGGCTCGCCTTCCTCCTGACCGGCTCCAACGAGCTGGCCGAGGAGATCGTCCAGGACGCGTTCATCCGGCTGCGCGACCGCGCCGGCGTGGCCGACCTCCCCTCGTATCTCCGGGCCACCGTCGTCAACGCCTGCCGGGACCACCACCGCCGCGCCGGTGCCCAGACCCGGGCCCTGGTGCGCCTGGCTGCGGTCGACGCCACCGTCGACGCCGTGGACGAGCTCCACGACGCCCTGGCCCGGCTGCCGGACCGCCAGCGGGCGGTGATCGTGCTGCGCTACTACGAGGGTCTCTCCGAGGCCGAGATCGCCGCCCTGCTCGGGTGCCGGGCCGGAACGGTGAAATCGCTGGCCCACCGCGGCCTGGCGGCGTTGCGCGGGGTGGTCGAGCGATGA